A genomic segment from Saprospiraceae bacterium encodes:
- a CDS encoding pyrroloquinoline quinone-dependent dehydrogenase, whose amino-acid sequence MHRSIHFFLLLLLAVACGQEEYLQDSWPVYKSDAGSTSYSSLDQINRDNVAQLEVAWTYRHDDVPAGTTYGKYECNPIIIDDVLYATSSRSWLYAIDACTGEKRWSFDPFDGGRGGGMKRGVAYWRDDTEERILFTAENFLFAINAKTGQPIPTFGNNGRINLNEGLGVNPDSVWVKPTSPGIVFEDLLILGSEVSESYGAAPGHIRAYDVRTGRLGWIFHTIPQPGEPGYETWPPDAWKYTGGANNWGGMSLDEKRGMVYIPLGSPTYDFYGADRKGQNLYGNSLIALDARTGKLRWHFQTVHHDLWDYDLPAPPTLVTVERNGRKIDAVSLTSKTGFLYLFDRESGVSLFPIEERPVPASRVPGEEVWPTQPFPTKPAPYVRQGITEADLTDASEEAHLAVLNRLKELRSEGLFTPPDPRGTLMIPGTRGGSEWGGSAFDPNSGRLFFNANESPEIITLQKESLEEQSRDQSLYVRGERYYLNNCAICHGGNRSGQAPTYPSLRGLSLRMNQGEAIAKIRSGGGRMPAYSHLSQAQEEAIIAFLFELEEKKSSGAADQQKESPSGYRNITAYGYFRDPAGYPAIKAPWGTLHALDLNTGEYTWQIPLGNDPERQKAGEPETGTENWGGPIVTAGGLVFIAATQDKKFRAFDKNNGALLWETTLPNGGFATPATYRCNGRQLVVIAVTGDQEEPGGSIIAFGLPKSMFGGHPLGRKPSLFR is encoded by the coding sequence ATGCATCGCAGTATCCATTTCTTTTTGCTCCTCCTTTTGGCTGTCGCCTGTGGCCAAGAGGAATATTTACAAGATTCCTGGCCCGTATACAAAAGCGATGCGGGAAGCACCAGCTATTCGAGCCTGGATCAGATTAACCGTGATAATGTCGCTCAATTGGAAGTAGCCTGGACCTACCGACACGACGATGTGCCAGCAGGCACAACATACGGCAAGTACGAATGTAATCCAATTATTATTGATGATGTCCTTTACGCCACCTCTTCGCGTAGCTGGCTATATGCTATCGATGCCTGTACGGGGGAAAAACGCTGGTCTTTTGATCCCTTCGATGGGGGTCGCGGCGGCGGAATGAAGCGTGGCGTGGCCTATTGGCGAGACGACACAGAAGAGCGTATTCTCTTCACTGCCGAAAATTTCCTTTTTGCGATAAATGCCAAGACGGGGCAGCCTATTCCGACCTTTGGCAACAATGGGCGGATCAATTTGAATGAAGGGTTGGGGGTTAATCCGGACTCCGTCTGGGTCAAACCAACCTCTCCAGGTATCGTCTTTGAAGATCTTTTGATCCTGGGTTCGGAGGTGTCCGAGTCTTATGGCGCAGCACCAGGACATATCCGAGCCTACGATGTGCGGACCGGCAGGCTGGGTTGGATATTCCATACCATTCCTCAGCCCGGAGAGCCTGGCTACGAAACCTGGCCTCCCGATGCCTGGAAATATACGGGCGGTGCTAATAATTGGGGCGGCATGAGCCTGGATGAAAAACGGGGCATGGTCTATATCCCCCTGGGGTCACCCACCTACGATTTTTATGGTGCAGACCGTAAAGGTCAAAATTTGTATGGCAATTCACTAATCGCCCTCGATGCCCGCACTGGCAAGCTCCGCTGGCATTTTCAAACGGTGCATCACGACCTGTGGGATTATGATCTGCCGGCACCTCCCACTTTGGTGACCGTCGAACGCAATGGACGGAAGATCGATGCGGTTTCCTTAACTTCCAAAACAGGATTTCTTTATCTTTTCGATCGGGAAAGTGGCGTCTCGCTTTTTCCTATCGAAGAGCGGCCCGTACCAGCTTCCAGGGTTCCTGGCGAAGAAGTCTGGCCCACCCAGCCCTTTCCCACCAAACCAGCACCCTACGTTCGTCAGGGTATAACGGAGGCCGACCTCACTGATGCCTCTGAGGAAGCGCATCTGGCCGTCCTGAATAGGCTAAAGGAATTGCGATCTGAAGGGCTCTTCACCCCGCCAGATCCGAGGGGCACCTTGATGATCCCAGGTACGCGGGGGGGATCAGAATGGGGTGGGTCAGCCTTTGACCCAAATTCCGGGCGCCTCTTTTTCAATGCCAATGAATCGCCAGAGATCATCACCTTGCAGAAAGAATCGCTGGAGGAGCAAAGCCGGGACCAAAGCCTCTATGTCAGAGGAGAACGTTACTACTTAAATAATTGCGCCATCTGCCACGGCGGTAATCGAAGTGGACAGGCCCCAACGTATCCTTCGCTACGCGGCTTATCGTTGCGCATGAACCAAGGGGAGGCAATTGCCAAAATAAGATCCGGTGGCGGCCGGATGCCGGCCTATTCCCACCTCAGTCAAGCACAGGAAGAAGCGATCATCGCTTTCCTCTTTGAATTGGAAGAAAAGAAATCGAGTGGGGCTGCCGACCAGCAAAAGGAATCACCCAGTGGCTACCGCAATATTACTGCCTACGGTTACTTTCGGGATCCAGCCGGTTACCCAGCCATCAAAGCACCCTGGGGTACGCTACATGCGCTAGACCTAAACACAGGCGAATACACCTGGCAGATCCCGCTAGGTAACGATCCGGAGAGGCAAAAAGCGGGCGAGCCCGAAACAGGCACTGAAAATTGGGGCGGCCCTATTGTAACGGCCGGCGGACTCGTTTTCATCGCCGCCACCCAAGACAAGAAATTCCGGGCTTTCGATAAAAATAATGGCGCGCTGCTCTGGGAAACAACCCTACCCAACGGCGGCTTTGCCACACCGGCCACTTACCGCTGTAATGGGCGGCAGCTGGTCGTGATCGCCGTTACAGGAGACCAAGAAGAACCCGGCGGCTCAATCATAGCGTTTGGTTTGCCTAAGAGCATGTTTGGAGGTCACCCTTTGGGTAGAAAACCATCCCTTTTTCGCTGA
- a CDS encoding aldo/keto reductase: protein MEYKNIGRSGLKVSALCLGTMTFGDAADEAVSKDIYGLCRDKGINFFDCANGYANGESERILGRLIKDHRDEVIITSKAYFPLTQDINGRGLSRFHLTKSLEYSLKNLQTDYIDLFYLHHFDEETPLEETLSTLNDFVRQGKVLYLGISNFAAWQVMKAIAITQQFNYAPIACLQPMYNLLKRQCESEILPMALSEGLGVFPYSPLAGGLLTGKYVQQQPTEGRFNTNTMYQKRYEEESNQHAIQSFLAFAKANHYNPVSLAIAWVAAHPGITAPIIGARSVEQLKPALAAVDLNLTEALRNTISQFSLAPAIATDRSEEL, encoded by the coding sequence ATGGAGTATAAAAACATAGGCCGTTCGGGCTTAAAAGTGTCCGCTCTTTGCCTGGGAACCATGACCTTTGGCGATGCAGCCGATGAGGCGGTCAGTAAAGACATTTACGGCTTGTGCCGTGACAAAGGGATTAACTTTTTTGATTGTGCCAATGGTTATGCCAATGGCGAATCAGAGCGCATTCTGGGTCGCTTGATTAAGGATCATAGGGATGAAGTAATCATTACCTCCAAAGCTTATTTTCCCCTCACGCAAGACATCAACGGCAGGGGTCTGAGTCGATTTCACTTAACGAAATCGCTGGAATACAGCCTAAAAAACTTGCAAACAGATTATATTGACCTATTCTACCTTCATCATTTTGACGAAGAAACGCCTTTAGAAGAGACCTTATCCACGCTCAATGATTTTGTACGGCAGGGGAAGGTTCTCTACTTGGGCATCAGCAATTTTGCGGCCTGGCAAGTAATGAAAGCCATTGCTATTACCCAACAATTCAACTACGCTCCCATCGCTTGTCTGCAACCCATGTACAACCTGCTCAAGCGCCAATGTGAGTCCGAAATTTTGCCAATGGCCTTGAGTGAAGGCTTGGGGGTCTTTCCATATAGTCCGCTCGCCGGCGGTTTACTGACTGGCAAATATGTTCAACAGCAACCGACCGAGGGACGGTTCAATACCAATACCATGTACCAAAAACGCTATGAGGAGGAAAGCAACCAGCATGCCATCCAATCTTTCTTAGCCTTCGCCAAAGCAAACCATTACAACCCAGTCAGCCTGGCCATTGCCTGGGTAGCTGCACATCCGGGGATCACGGCGCCCATTATCGGTGCACGAAGTGTGGAGCAGCTAAAGCCAGCCTTGGCTGCTGTTGATCTCAACCTGACTGAAGCGCTTAGGAATACCATTTCTCAATTCTCCTTAGCACCGGCTATTGCAACAGACAGGTCAGAGGAGCTTTAA
- a CDS encoding serine hydrolase domain-containing protein, with amino-acid sequence MKIQLSTNLLFLFFVTSIYAQHAPTIGLPESVGISGARLDKLDKQMHEFVDHGQLAGVQTAILRKGQLVHFDTYGFADLDRQQPLEDNSIWRIYSMTKPIVSVALMMLYEDGKFQLNDPLYKYIPEMKDLRVHTGGRETAPAKNHIRIIDVLRHTTGFGYGWGPNTYVDSLYKSANRSAMKDNKAFVQHLSTLPLYYEPGTGWRYSVSTDVCGYLVEVLSGQPLDQFLSTHIFKPLGMEDTHFEVPDEKDDRFVTNYTTEESGKLKVIDHPETSRYTKEVTMFSGGGGLVSTTMDYMRFSQMLLNGGELDGARILSPKTIELMTKDHTQGITHAGGPIVLPGKGISFGLGFSVTTDLAATEAIGSEGSYGWGGAAGTFFRIDPKEDMIILLMIQLMPYNHLQARETFQTMVYQAIIE; translated from the coding sequence ATGAAGATTCAACTAAGCACCAACCTACTGTTCTTGTTTTTCGTTACTTCCATTTATGCACAACATGCGCCAACCATTGGGCTTCCCGAATCTGTCGGCATTTCCGGTGCGCGTTTGGATAAACTCGACAAACAAATGCACGAATTTGTAGACCATGGACAATTGGCTGGTGTACAAACGGCGATCCTTCGAAAAGGCCAATTGGTGCATTTTGACACCTATGGTTTTGCCGATTTGGACCGTCAACAACCACTAGAAGACAATAGTATTTGGCGTATATACTCAATGACCAAACCCATTGTCTCGGTCGCCTTAATGATGCTTTATGAGGACGGAAAATTTCAATTAAATGACCCGCTATATAAGTACATCCCCGAAATGAAAGACCTCCGGGTTCATACCGGAGGCAGGGAAACCGCTCCTGCCAAAAACCACATTCGGATCATAGATGTGCTTCGCCACACGACTGGCTTTGGCTACGGCTGGGGCCCTAATACCTATGTAGATTCCTTGTATAAGAGTGCGAATCGCTCTGCGATGAAAGACAACAAAGCCTTTGTCCAGCACCTGAGTACTCTACCCCTTTATTACGAACCGGGAACAGGATGGCGCTATAGTGTCTCTACCGATGTTTGTGGCTATTTGGTAGAGGTACTTTCCGGCCAGCCTTTGGATCAATTCCTTTCCACTCATATTTTTAAACCACTAGGTATGGAAGATACCCATTTTGAAGTCCCTGATGAAAAAGATGACCGGTTTGTCACTAATTACACCACCGAGGAATCGGGTAAACTGAAGGTGATCGACCATCCTGAAACAAGTCGGTATACGAAAGAAGTAACCATGTTTTCCGGAGGTGGTGGCCTTGTTTCCACGACGATGGACTATATGCGCTTTTCCCAAATGCTGTTGAATGGGGGTGAACTGGATGGGGCGAGAATACTAAGTCCGAAAACCATTGAGTTGATGACGAAAGATCACACCCAAGGTATTACACATGCCGGAGGCCCAATTGTATTGCCTGGAAAAGGAATAAGTTTTGGCTTAGGTTTTTCTGTCACCACTGATTTGGCCGCAACAGAAGCAATCGGTTCCGAAGGAAGTTATGGCTGGGGCGGAGCCGCCGGTACTTTTTTCAGAATTGACCCCAAAGAAGACATGATTATACTATTGATGATTCAATTGATGCCCTACAATCATTTACAGGCTAGGGAGACGTTTCAAACCATGGTATACCAGGCGATTATAGAATAA
- a CDS encoding sulfatase-like hydrolase/transferase, with product MKNLPFLFFLLLAIFSTSSELLAQNSRPNIVVILCDDLGYGDLAVYGHPYIKSPNLDQMSAEGIRFTNFYSAAPVCSPSRVGLLTGRSPNRAGVFDWIPPAAEAKPDAREQVHMRREETTIPLLLKKAGYATAMAGKWHCNSLFNSGVQPQPGEAGFDHWLATQNNAAPSHQNPQNFVRNGQAIGEVEGYSCQIVAQEGIQWLEKQTKEKPGQPFFLYLAFHEPHEPVASPAEIVDRYRNVAKNEKEATFFANVENVDIAVGKFLDALKRLSLDENTLVVFTADNGPETLDRYPAASYSYGRATPLRGMKLWTTDAGFRVAGIMRWPQGIKAGQTADQVVSALDFLPSFCQLAGAQVPETLQLDGTSFLPALNNKKISRKKPLIWAYYNALNEHRVAMRDGKWKVLAKLDLEKKYQNLNDQNIAEIKAAKLVDFEVYDISTDIGEARNLLTGHAQKKAKLKKKLQNNYLDLLDGSFIWTVKE from the coding sequence ATGAAGAACCTACCATTTTTATTTTTTTTGCTGCTTGCTATCTTTTCCACCAGCAGTGAGCTACTTGCCCAGAATAGTCGCCCTAATATTGTGGTCATTCTTTGTGACGACCTCGGGTATGGCGACCTGGCTGTTTATGGCCACCCCTATATCAAAAGCCCCAACCTGGATCAGATGAGCGCTGAGGGCATTCGCTTCACCAATTTTTATTCTGCCGCACCGGTCTGCTCACCGTCCCGCGTGGGGCTATTAACGGGACGCAGTCCCAATCGGGCTGGGGTTTTCGATTGGATTCCGCCAGCTGCGGAGGCGAAACCAGATGCCCGGGAGCAAGTGCATATGCGCCGAGAGGAAACCACCATTCCGCTTCTCTTGAAAAAAGCGGGTTATGCCACTGCGATGGCAGGCAAATGGCACTGCAATTCCCTATTCAATTCAGGAGTGCAGCCGCAGCCTGGCGAGGCAGGGTTTGACCACTGGCTGGCCACCCAAAACAATGCGGCGCCCTCCCACCAAAACCCGCAAAATTTTGTCAGAAATGGTCAGGCCATTGGCGAGGTGGAAGGCTATAGCTGCCAAATCGTGGCCCAGGAAGGCATTCAATGGCTGGAAAAACAAACGAAGGAAAAGCCAGGGCAACCTTTTTTCTTGTACCTGGCCTTTCACGAGCCACACGAGCCCGTTGCGTCTCCGGCGGAAATCGTAGACCGCTACCGGAATGTCGCCAAAAATGAAAAAGAAGCCACTTTTTTTGCCAATGTCGAAAATGTAGACATAGCCGTCGGCAAATTTTTAGACGCCCTGAAACGGCTTTCCCTGGATGAGAACACCCTCGTCGTTTTCACCGCCGACAACGGTCCAGAGACCCTCGATCGTTACCCAGCCGCCAGTTACTCCTATGGCAGGGCAACGCCCCTACGCGGGATGAAGCTATGGACAACCGATGCTGGTTTTCGGGTGGCGGGCATTATGCGCTGGCCCCAGGGCATCAAAGCTGGACAAACCGCAGACCAGGTCGTCTCCGCCTTGGATTTTTTGCCCAGTTTTTGCCAATTAGCGGGTGCACAAGTACCGGAAACGCTCCAATTAGACGGCACCAGCTTTTTACCCGCTTTAAACAACAAAAAAATAAGCCGCAAAAAGCCGCTGATCTGGGCTTACTACAATGCACTGAATGAACACCGAGTGGCCATGCGGGATGGCAAATGGAAAGTTTTGGCGAAATTGGATCTGGAGAAGAAATACCAAAACCTCAATGACCAAAACATTGCCGAAATCAAAGCAGCCAAACTCGTCGATTTTGAAGTTTACGACATTTCCACGGATATTGGCGAAGCCCGCAATCTCTTGACAGGCCACGCTCAAAAAAAGGCGAAACTTAAAAAGAAGCTACAAAACAACTACCTCGATTTGTTAGATGGCTCTTTCATTTGGACGGTAAAGGAATAA